gtaaaccaaaactctagttcatttgttttatgttatttccctcctcttaatcttctactcagtctcctaaccttattcttattttggttaggaaatctaaattcttgagcacataagttttggtaagtgtgacattcaatggtttagtctttccatccctttcatttcatctcttttcttcaaatctactcaccctttatatatggtttttggagtgttccaaaagtctcaactcagtccacatatcccggtaactttggtaaggaaaatatgatagaatctatatgttttatgcttatgttatcttatgtgttatgttataaatatgttatgaatatgtatgtatgtttgtaggcttgggcatatgacccatatgactaacaagaccccaaatgggttatgggcatatgacctacttagctagtaggaccccactaatcccatgggcatatgacttgtttagtctatgggaccccaagtaataatggccattataataagtgtatgtaataagtgttatgatatgtctttacgtttattatgaaattttatgtttatgactatgtgttagattttccttgctgggcattaggctcattcctttttgttttatgtgcaggaaaatagctttaagaggcggtaaggttcgtggatgcttgggattgtgtatcagtggtgaatggagtcaaggagccgagcgttattcgattcgaggatgtagtttctgttttatgtcttttacatgtattttccgcactatttatgtaatgtctttttattttaaaccatgttttgtttttaaagacaatgggatcccatatccttcttggtatttattttgtaagtaactcttatttttacaagttacttaataaaattatggtattttcgcaaatgtgaGTTCTATTAAgaattgtatgtatagtttcgttaatggtccaaaagtctagattagtgggtcattacaatggcGCAGATAAATAAGATGGCAAAACaacaaggattttacgtggttcagcaattaactctgcctaattcacgagtctattttattaagacttggagttttcaggaaatccttcagggatgaattctctagAATTTCTCTTCGTATCTCAAAAGATCTGTCCTCTACAAATGTTCATGATccttctatttatagagagttttcagagttcattcccacatatttcgggaagatacttctgcttattaattaaaataatgatattaattactgtaactcctatatacaaggaaacgtcacCTGAAGACCAGCAGGCAAATAatagacttgttaatatccctttaatgttgggatgttacaacaataaatatctttaaatgcatggaacgcgttacatcagatgacccattaaatctttcgaggtcggcaatcagcatcatgtcggtccaggtctatagataagttacAAACTAGCCGCCTTactccaagaccagctcggagcggggTAGATACCAACGAGGCTGTTACATTCCGAGCTTGTACTTCTGCTAAATTCGgtctacttgatccgaagacacccaaAAACGGATATACCCCGAGCTAATTCTTTCGAGCTCATGTCggtcggcaatcagcatcatgtcggtccaggtctatggataagttacgaactagccgccttactccaagaccagctcggagcgcgGTAGATACCAACGAGGCTGTTACATTCCGAGCTTGTACTCCTGCTAAATTCGatctacttgatccgaagacacccaaCAACGGATATACCCCGAGCTAATTCTTTCGAGCTCataaagaacttcgaggttaaatgtattcgaggttgccaccttgatctgagggtttgacatctgggccacgaacatgcgttttaaatatctcgagctcacatttgacgagtccagctttcgaggttacAATCTCAGGTCTCAAAATGTGGGTGTAACaactttatattatatataattattataataatgatattttataatatttgaatttatattaatatgattaatatgtatctATATAAGTTAGttttaatagaatattttattaaatatttaaaatattatgttaaatactTAGAATATTCTACTAAAGTTAACAAAACACACCGTCAAAATCAATAActtttatataaaagatatatatatatataataaagagtattattaattaattaataaattaatatattgccTTTAAATGTAGACATATTTTTTCAGGATTTATCAGCATAGACTGTGGAAGTTCAGAGATGTCGAATTGCATAAGTctaaaaatatcaattaattaactatttgtatttttttttctatgacAAAATGGCTGACTAAGTGAGACTAATAACGAGTACTAATATTTGTTTTATCGAATTTCTAAGCTTGATTCAATTATCTATGCAGAcctttatcatatatatatatatatatgctaggtACAAGCAACGTAAAATATGCATgcttacttaattttatttataaaatttattaattatttttattaaatttatattaatatcatataaatttaaaataaatatcatattttaattaaataatttatttatttttgtttaagtttatatttgttctaatttttaaattttggagtGACagcaagatattatatattaaatatttaatgtaatattaaatattatacttggattttaaatttgaatttcttgctagtttttttaaatgtaatttgttactaattgacaatagattatatcatatgtttaatatgatattattctaataagtgagtttaagtttaattaaatgttatttaagttataaaacatatcattttattatttttaaataattatcatgataaaatatctaaaaaatatcatattttaatttatttgagtttttattatttttaaataattatcattgtaaaatatctcaaaaatatcctattttaatttgtttaattatttattatttttaaataattttcatggtaaaatatctcaaaaatatcctattttaattttttaattatttattttattttatttaaatttaagtgtttaaatataataatattctattaaatataagaatattctgttaaagttaacattacaaaaataaaaaaccgttaaaacaaaaaaatttctatTATCTATATACACTTATTATgtagaagagatatatatcacTCAATGAAAATGAGACTTTTTTTTTAACTGAGTAATCCATGATAAAATGTAGTCTCTTGCAACTTTTCTAGGGCACTATATATGTATGCATGTGCTTGTGTACAATAAGCATTGTACATAAAATTCAAATCATAAAGTTTATATATGCTGTAGACAAACAATTGCACTTATGAGTGTAGAACGATACCAAGTTGTTTTATAACCATAAGTCAGCCTTGTGTTTCTTAGTCATTTTGTTTTTACATAACAAATTATATTACTATCCAAGTTTATAATAAGTTTTGGAAAATTCTAGTAACTCTCATAAAATCCTAACAGTCTTGATCTATTAATTATTAGCATAATTGTATTTCTCTCGCTCAagagtattatttcaataatttttaaatgataaaaaaacAACCAGCTTATTGTTTTCAAAACATTTTAGGACGAAGGTTTTTAAACTACTTCTAATTtccattaaattaataaaaccaTTTCCCTTGGTTGAATTACTTTGAAACAtaacattttatttaaaattttaattataattataatttttttgatcGGGTCATAATAATTACATTTTAAGTATGTTATCAAAAGTTTCAACAACTTGTTATTGTATTGTTTTATctctaaatattaaaaaattgaaTTAACTATCTACCTAAAATATGATTGCAATAATATTAATCACTTTGATTTTATTTATTGtcaaaaatattttgtaaattgcttttttttttactcttattattataaataattaggaactagtaaataaaaataatacaagttGTCTCACATGTCATTATTTATGAATTTCTTAAGCAAAACAAACAACACCGGAGCTGTACTTGGATCCGTAATCTCCACCCCATGAGGATTTCCTGGGAAAAAATGAGAGATAACACTAACCCCATTTTTCTCGAGCTTCTCCACAAACTCCATCTGGCGATCAAACACAGGATCACGATCACCCCCGGCAACCAACAAACGCCACCCCAACTCTTTGATTCGAGCACAATTACTAGACCATTGATCATCGGCGGTTGGATTGGAATACTTGTGATCGCGGTCAGCACCGATTGGCAATCCAAGTTCCCACAGCAGGTCCGTAGTGACTCGAGGAATGACTAGATCGTCGACACCCCTTATTTCGGAGTCAGTCCTGGCCACCCCACCAAAGAAAGGATGATGAAATATGAGCCCTCGGATGTTCAACGGCGCAAGTTGTTCGACGGATGCGGGCGCACTCGCACTCGCTCCGACATGGTAGACTATGTTGCCACCAGCACTAGTGCCCATCAGAAAACAGTTGGAGATGTCGGCAAACTGGCGCACCCAACTTTCGTCCGTGGATTTAACCCAATCCAGCGCCTCCATGGCGTCGTCGTATGCTGCCGGGAGCCGGCTCTCCGGGGCCAAACGGTACTCAACGGAGACCACCACAGCGTCGAGTTGGGCAGCCATTGTGTCGCAGAAACCGTGGTTCAGAGATGTAGAAACGTGAGTGAAGACGAAGCCACCGCCATGGTAGTAGACAATAAGAGGGAGCTTATTATGGGCTGTAGTAGTGGAGGAGTTGTCTGCTAGTACTGCTTTCGAGGGCAAGTATATTCGGACCCAAGTATTACGGGTCGGGTTAAGCGTCACATCTTTGGATAGAACTGCAGAGAGAGAGGTTGGGTCCGGTGAGGGCGGGGTGCTTGGCATTGAGATTCGGGTATAGCTACCGTCCGGATTCTGATGAATAAAATCAGTCATGGTGATAGATCTTGAGTGAGTTTAGTTACTTGATTATTCTTAAATGAAAAGGTTGGTTGGTTGGTTGTGTAGTGTAGTGTGGAAACTCCCATATATATACGTATTGATGGAACTTGATATATTAACAAGGTAAGCCAACTTTGTTGACTATAAGGAAAACAAATCCAAGTTTAACTTTAATTAGTACTCTGTGATTGCCTTGCTGACCAAGGTTGATAAGTACTTCAGTGCATTTGGCAACTAGGGTtgagcattgggcgggttggtcgggttacaaggcatttttacccgttcaatgtcataatcgggttagcaaaagtgacccgtaacttgcccaattaagaaaaataaaatttttaacccgtccaataatttgggcgagttggtcgggttaacccacccaaaccgaaattgtattttttttgggCAGGTTGGGCGAGTCAACCTGCCCAacacaaaagtggtatttttttttttacatttttgtaatttttttcttttaaatactagtactaataatgtgaagtttatctttttaagcttaaaacaatattttaaatttatagtaaaaaaattaaaacaaaacttaattaatttatatatttatttgaatatattaaaaataataaattcttaattgggcgggttgataattattttcaacccgcccaatgtaacaattgggcggtttaaattttggtcggtttattcgggttgcgtttttttggcggttttttcagattggtttgggcggattattcgggttgggcgggttgtaaaaatttaTGCACAGCCCTATTGGCAACTTGCAAGCCAATTGGGTTGACATTGACATTTATGTAGCCTTGCTGACCAAGCTCAATTGACAAAACGCTACGCTAGAGGAGCCCTCGTTACAAGAcaagaatattggggaaattacATCATACACGGTCATTGAAGAAAAAATTCGTTTTATacggtaatttaaaaaaattacaaaattattatGCTCCTCCCAACTACATGTATGTTTTTTTCTCCATATCCGTATCTTATTGATATGTAATTTTGAACCACCATGT
The Humulus lupulus chromosome 6, drHumLupu1.1, whole genome shotgun sequence DNA segment above includes these coding regions:
- the LOC133786095 gene encoding probable carboxylesterase 120, translated to MTDFIHQNPDGSYTRISMPSTPPSPDPTSLSAVLSKDVTLNPTRNTWVRIYLPSKAVLADNSSTTTAHNKLPLIVYYHGGGFVFTHVSTSLNHGFCDTMAAQLDAVVVSVEYRLAPESRLPAAYDDAMEALDWVKSTDESWVRQFADISNCFLMGTSAGGNIVYHVGASASAPASVEQLAPLNIRGLIFHHPFFGGVARTDSEIRGVDDLVIPRVTTDLLWELGLPIGADRDHKYSNPTADDQWSSNCARIKELGWRLLVAGGDRDPVFDRQMEFVEKLEKNGVSVISHFFPGNPHGVEITDPSTAPVLFVLLKKFINNDM